The stretch of DNA CAGTGTGTCTTCTGTACATCATTATCACTCTGAAGTGCCCTTAAGATACAGTTGTCCCAGGTACCAGAAGTGATatttttccagagttattttaggGAATCTTAATTTTGATGCAGCTTGTAAATAACTAATAACTGTAAAGATAATTTGAAGTGTTCATTTCTCTTTGTTTCAGACCTAACACTGGGTTATCATACTTTGAAGAGGAGAAAACAGATTTGATGCAGAGATACTCTAGAATAGATCAAGCTGATGCAGGTTAGTGTAGATCGAGACTCACTGGGGATTGTGGCTAACTATAGATTGTAACTCACTGTACATTGTAAATCATAGTAGATTGTAACTCATTGTAAATTGAAGCACACTGTCAATTGAACCTCATAGCAAATAAGAACTCACTGTAGATTGTAGCTCCCTGTAAATTGTAGCTCATAGCTCACTGTACATTGTAGCTCCCTGCAGTTCTCTGTAGGTTGTTGCTCTCTGTAGGTTGTAGCTAGTAACTCACTGTTACACAAGATGTAACACATAGCTCACTGTAGATGTAACTCGTAGCACTATGTAAATTTAAGCTCCTTGTAGCTCAAAGCTTACTGTAGATGTaattgttatcccccgacgaaagtcggagggatatagttttggcgttgtccgtctgtccgtccttccctccgtctttctgtccatccgtccttccgtccgtccggagccatatctaggaaatggttgggaatatttatttaaaacttaatatacgtgttcaccactatgagttcttgcggcccgtcaagtttcagtcagattgcccaagtaacaccagagttatggcccttagaagtttctagtgttaactatgtagggtactataaatatggcaatttctgcatcataacttttggtatatttgacctagagctaTGAAACtcaaacagaatttagatcaccataatgtggttgtgtacacacaatttcatttggatttatttgtaaattaagagttattgccctttaattgtataaaaatccacatatttctacataacaaacttaccatttggtagaatttcattaaatttctttcattcttttccatgaacatttattgtaaacatgtgaagttgtgtacccacacctggtcacccctttACCTTAATCACACCCTCCCCCTCCCGACACCCCCtcaccccccccaaaaaaaatccttattttagattttttttcaaacaaacttcatatacatgttcaccactatgaggttatggggcctatcaagtttcagacagattgcccaagtaacaccagagttatggcccttagaagtttctagtgttaactatatagggtactatagatatggcaatttctgcatcataacttttgatatatttgatcttgaactatgaaactttaacagaatttagagctctataatgtggttgtgcacacacaatttcgttcggatttatttgtaaattaagagttattgccctttaattgtctgaaaatccacatatttgtacataacaaacttaccatttggcagaatttcatcgaatttctttcattcttttctgtgaacatttattataaatatgtgaagttgtgcacccacacctggtcacccacttgccttggtcacaccccctcccccccccccccccccccccccaccaaaaaaatttttttttttcatttcttattttagattttttccaaaccttccatgattatttattaacatgcaagttgtaccattcctccacctcactcctccacccagtcatgcccatcACTGATCATGAAttctctgcccccccccccccaccactcccCCACCTTCacccttttttgtttgttttcatttttaattttccatcaatatttataatcaacatgtgaaagtttgtttcctctcccgttcccccgcatcCCCACCCccgaaaaaataaatatatatacatatacatatatctatttccattccttttttagctcacctgtcacatagtgacaaggtgagcttttgtgatcacccctcgtccgtcgtccgtccgtgcgtcgtcaacaatttcttgtctgcacgatagtggtttcatttatgattttattttaaccaaacatgcacacaacttgtatcaccataagatcttggttcctgtcttaaactggccagatcccattatgggttccagagttatggcccctgaaagggccaaaatcagctattttgaccttgtctgcacaatagcagctttatttatgatttgatttttaccaaactggcacacaacttgtatcaccataagatgtcggttcctttcttgaactggccagatcccattatgggttccagagttatggcccctgaaagggccaaaatcagctattttgaccttgtctgcacaatagcacctttatttatgattttatttttaccaaactggcacacaacttgtatcaccataagatcttggttcctttcttgaactggccagatttcattataggttccagagttatggcccctgaaagggccagaattagctattttgacattgtctgcacaatagcagcttcatttatgattttattttaaccaaacttgcacacaacttgtatcgctataagatcttggttcctttcttgaactggctagattccattatgggttccacagttatggcccctgaaagggccagaattagctattttgaccttttctgcacaatagcagcttcatttatgatttaaatttaatcaaacttgcacaaaacttgtgttgccataagatctcagttcctttgttgaaccggctagatcccctaatgggttccagagttatggcccctgaaaggaccaaaattagctatttttaccttgtctgcacaatagcaacttcatttatgatttgattttaaccaaacttgcacacaacttgtatcaccacaagatcttggttcttttcttgaactggccagattccgtcatgggttccagagttatggccccttaaaggtccaaaattggctattttggcttttgcagccatatagagacttcatttatggttttatttgatacaaacttccaaaatatcttcaacaacaataaatcctggattccttgacaaatcagatccaatcgtagtttccagagttattttttttatctgattacctcccctgattgtagtcaaaatggatttatatcagtaagtacttataggacttatttgaaatttcattattgtcattagttggactgagccaatcagggtagataactatggactgattttatgtcaaattacctccctttatttcaaattaaaatggatatatctccgtaactaatgaagatactgatctgaaatttcatttatgtcaacagatttatttggcagatccttcttttgttcacttacaataattttcttttagattacttcccttttacgttactataaatagcttatttttagtaactttttgattattggtcgtagggaaaacccgagaccacttttctgtggtacaacatggatggtacctcgaatttttaggtgtattttgacatatctgtaccttgtaagaattttgtttttctgtttggttaaatttcttactttgttgttcctgtcctttggacttagatattttttctgaggaccttcttgtcctcaagtgcaatgataacaggtgagcgatatagggccatcatggccctcttgttatttttttttacaatgttcaaaccttcaacatgttaagttgtgactgcacaaaccttgccctcagccatgttcaagatatcttacctgtgttctcttaaggacatctattcttttaagttcaaagaacttgttaaacagcaacacctggtgccaaaccactcaaagacagtatttcgttccagttaaacttcaagctcacatttcagttaactgcatttaattttaaaagctaagcttattacagtaagcatatcccattcaaaataaattctttagtcaggatcaaagtatcatacatttattatgtactctttaattaaacatttgttttctgtttaaattgatttttactaatggaattatttgcttcttattaacatccttaacttttttgccggatatatttttttgccattcctcaccacaaaccctttcggtgggggataccaattcatcgaatttgcttgttgctCACTGTAGAATGTAGCCTCCTGTAGCTCGTAGCTCACTGTAGATGTTACTCATAGCTCAATGTAGATGTAACTCTTAGCTGTCTGTAGATTGCAGCTGGTAGCTCACTGTAGATGTAACTCATAGCTTACTGTAAATGTAACTCATAGCTCTCTGTAGATTGTAGCTTCCTGTTGCTCGTAGATGTAATTTGTAGCTCCCTATTGAGTGTATCTCATTTAAGATTTAACTCACTGTAGATTGTAGCTCGTAGCTCCCTGTAGATCATAGCTCACTGTAGATTGCAGCTCACTTTAGATTGCAACTGTCTGTAGATGGAAGCTCACAACAAATTTGAACTCACTGTAGATTGTAGCTCCTAGCTTCTTGTAGATTGTAGCTCATAGCTCCCTGTAGATTGCAGCTCTCATTAGATTGTAACTTTCTGTAGATTGAAGCTTACATTTATTTTTACCTTATTTTAACAGTGCAGCTTGAAAATTTAACATTAGGTATGGACATTAAACATTAGCAAGTATTATGTCAGAAAACACAaccaaatacaaaataattgattGTTTGGAGAGAAAATACCTGATTAAAAAGGAagatgtttttataaaaaaaaacagttcttcACAACTGAATTTAATCTTATATAGAGCAAAAGCCTTGGTACAGCAAACAAGTTTAGCTCTCCACAGTAAGGTTGTAGAACAAACGTAAAATAGCCTGGACTTCTTTCCATTACGTTACTGACACAGAgttcaaaatagttttaaattaagTATTAAGTGGCTGTGATATTGTAATTTCACACAGATTTTCATGTGCTGTTGCCAGATCAAAAGCTAGACAAAAATACCCACATTATTGTGACAGGGACAGTCATTAATGCTTTTTGCAGAACAGATTTTGGTTTGTCCTACACTTTCAAGGAACATTAATATCACATATCTTTGTTCAAAACCATTTATAAAGCACAACTAATTGGAAGATTTATTATTTCAGAGAAAGGCTGGAAAGAACAGTATGAAATAACAAAGACAAGTTGTGTGCATGGTTCTCATTGTAAGAATAGAGACTTCTGTAAAGGTAAGGTTTCCAGGTACTTCACTGAACTGGTGGTTGTCTTCCCCTACTGTCAAACTATTTACAACATCTGTTGGTTTGAATCTTATGTAGTATAGTTTCATGTAATGAAGAAACTCAGCTGGCTTATAGAATTTCTGTACTTCTACTCTTGACGCATGCATGAGCCTGAAAAAATACTTGATGGGACACCTTGGGCTTTTCCCATCATTAAAACTTGGAGGTCACAATACAATTAACCTAATTTAcctaaactttttttaaacccaaCTTGGCCATCTAACAAGACACCAAACTGGAGACCAAGGATCTATTACTTTTCACAGTAAAATGACTCAAACTTTAAGCTAACTTAGAGGTCCTGTTTAATAGGGTATTTTACCTTGCATCAGACTTTACTGTTGACCAGCATGAAGAAGATTGAGTACTCTGCCAGTGTATCTGGCCATGTCTGTtttattctgttgggtttaacatcgcacctacacaattttaggtcatatggcgactttccagctttttaatggtggaggaagaccccagctgcccctccatgcacaatttcatcacaaccgggcacctgggtagaaccaccgacctttcgtaagtcagctggatggcttccccacgtgaagaattctatgccccaaatgaggtttcgaacccacatcgatgaggggcaaatggtttgaagtcaacgactctaaccactcggccacggaggcccctggccATGTCAATAAATGAACATACACACCAGGTATATCACAGAGTATTTGAACTTGTTTTAAAGTCAGAAGCTAATGTTGAGTCTATGTTTGCTATATGAAAGATAGTTTTCTTCgtgattttattttcagttaaagtaAATTACAGTCTACATCAGCTGTGTGGAAGTATTGTAAAGTTTATGATTTATTTCAGTCAGAAGCAGATGTTAAGCCTACTTCATTGTTAactttgtgattttatttccagTCGGAAGCAGATGTTATTGTTCACACCCGCTGTGTGGAAGTCTTGTTAactttgtgattttatttccagTCGGAAGCAGATGTTACTGTTCACACCCGCTGTGTGGAAGTCTTGTTAactttgtgattttatttccagTCGGAAGCAGATGTTACTGTTCACACCCGCTGTGTGGAAGTCTTGTTAactttgtgattttatttccagTCGGAAGCAGATGTTACTGTTCACACCCGCTGTGTGGAAGTCTTGTTAACTTTGTGATTTAATTTTCAGTCAGAAGGAGATATAACAGTCTATGTCTGCTCTGTGGAAGTATTTTTAACTTTATGCCTTTATTTTCAGTTGGAAGCCGATGTTACAGTCTACATCTGCTGTGTGGAAGTATTGTAACTTTTATGAATATTCTTGAAACTACCCTGAATAGGAATGCTACACAGTTAAATCTCAGGTAAGGaatgaaatattttcaggaacaaacttaaaatttgtcttttgtcaaaatttgatTTCACATTGATCAGAATAAGCACTAGCCTGAATGTGAAAATGTAGTAAATATAAATTTGGGCTGATAACAGTTCTCGAATTCATAAAAGCAGAAATGTACTCCAGATTGTCAGAAATTTTATAGATAGATAGAGgctacattttgcaatcagtttcaatcaaacttgcacacaacttgtattggcataatatcttggctgctttcaaaaactagccagatcccatcacaGGTTCCATAGTTTGAAAccgagtcatgtggggtcaaaaaataggtcatcacttaaatcaaaggaaatgcttgttaacattgtagagaccacatttattaccctatcttcatgaaacttaatcagactGTTTAGCTGGATGATTCAAAggccaaatttaacaggtgagctatatatggtcataatgaccctcttgtattgttatgcccccgaagggaggcatattagttttcaactatTCGTCCGTTCATTAGTTAGTTCGTTCgccacaatgttaactttttgcatgaaggcactttactcgcgaaccactgcacccaggaccttcaaactttacatgctgatagtacttatgagtacacgaccccttctgactttgggtcaccaggtcaaaggtcaaggagctGCGCGGGGGTTGTGGGGGGCGGGGTGggaggcatttgtcaccattagtgacagctcttggtAGTAGGTCAATTACAGGACTTTGATCTGTAAATTGACTATGAGATATATTACTGTCTTCATTCAGTAAGATTTTTTACCATCTGTTTCATCATTTTCAGTAAATCAGAATCATCACTAAGAGTTGTACCTGTGAAGTTGAACGATGGTGAACGTGTTGTAGGAATACGATTCCCACAGCTCCTCATTCCAGAGGTGGAGACAGCATTAAAGGAACAGAGATTTATTGAGAAAGTTCAGCAGTCTGTATGTTTTACATAGcatttttagtttgttaataTTCAGAAGTCTTTCTATCACTTCTTAAGCAATAACCACACCCTCCCCACCAAGTAAAAAATAGACAGAAGAATGATATTAATGATAAAGACACTAAAAGGTTAGCAATtgtcttttacaataaaaaagaagcaaaatccTTGTCTAAATATTTTGTACACAGCAGTTAAaagaaaaaatctgtttttagcttgactatacgaagtataaggagagctatcctactcgccccggcgtcggcgtctttccacgtcctcaccttggttaaagttttggtgcactttctcttttttcaacttatctctgtaattacttgatggatttaattcaaacttgtaatacttattcctcatcatcatccacatcatctgacataagggcgataactctggtaccaatatttcatgaatcatccccccttttcacttagattttcaggttaaagttttgatacactttcactctatctctgttatcactgaatggatttgattcaaacttaaaatagttgttcaacatcatcacccacattatatgacacaaggtgcataattcaggcaccattttttcatgaattatttcccctttttacttagaatttcaggttaaagttttggtgcactttcactaccactgttattactgaatggatttgattcaaacttaaaatagttgttcagcatcattgcTCACATCATATGagacaagatgcataactctggcaccatttttcattaattattcccctttttacttagaatttcaggttaaagttttatgcactttcactctgtctctgttattattgaatggatttgaattaaacttaaaatagttgttcagcatcatcacccacatcatataacacaagatgcataactctggcaccattttttcatgaattattcccctttttacgtaggatttcaggttaaagttttatgcactttttctctatctctattattactgaatggatctgattcaaacttaaacgattgttcaacatcatcacccacatcatataagacaagatgcataactctggcaccattttttcatgaattttttccctttttacttagaatttcaggttaaagttttggtgcactttcactctacctctgttattactgaatgaatttgattcaaacttcaatagttgttcaacatcatcacccacactatatgacacaacctgcataactctggcaccagtatttaatgaattatgcccaattttgcttaggatatacttatatagtgttttaatacattttatctttacctctcttattactttaagttgatatttttgacatagactcaggctattgtgcaatatcttcatccacaactggagtcattaaacactctagtgacagtcctagtttcctcagatgtgcccagtttcactatccagcatcaaaatagtcgagcacgctgtctcctatgacagctcttgttaagttaAGCTCCCTATGTTGGAACTGGGTTAATGGGCCGAGTGTGAGCAACTTGTAACAAAAAATGGAAACTACTTTTGCAGTTAAAAAGTCTCATGAGAGTACTTAAGCTTCCTTTTACATAACAATGACAATTAAGTTATGACTGGGATTAATTATAGTTGTTTATGTCGTGCATATTCATGTATGTATGGCAAACAAAATGAATCATATCATTCCATAGAAAGGAAGTCAGTTTGTGTTACTACTTTTCAGTTTTCTTGACAGTTAACTGttagcatggcatgaacagggtctgctttgtgtccggtccataactctgtcattcattaagggaatTTAAtttcacttggcacaaatgttccccgtgatgagacgacgtgttatgcgcaagacccggacccctacctcaaaggtcaaggtcacaggttaattattgaaggtcaaagttcaacgGTGCTTTtctcctgtctggtccataactctcccattcattaagggattttaatattacttggcacaaatgttccccatgatgagatgacatgtcatgcccAACACCAagaaccctggcttaaaggtcaagatcgcactttgagatcaaaggtcaataggattttttcctgtctggtctataactttgtcatgcaaggcatgatttaaatatcagttggtacAAATATTTCCCAGGATGAGACAGCATGTCATTTGCAAAACCTGAGctctaagtctaaggtcaaggtcacacttagaggccaaaggtctaTGTCTCGagcatttcttttttagctcacctgactgAAAGTCAGGTGAAGCTTTTAGTATGttcttttgtccgtcgtccgtctacaattgagcttgtgttcacgatagcgctttcatttcttatttgatttgaaccaaacttgcacataacttgtatctctattagacctcggttcctttcgaaaaccagccatattgcacgatgggtcttcgagttatgccccctgaaatggctaaaatctgcacaattgagcttgtgttcacgatagcgctttcatttcttatttgatttgaaccaaacttgcacataacttgtatctctattagatctcggttcctttcgaaatccaaccatattgcacgatgggtcttggagttatgccccctgaaatggctaaaatctgCACAATTGAGCTGTGTTTTACGATAGCGctttcattttatttgatttgaaccaaacttgcacataaacttgtatctctattagatctcggttccttttgaaaaccagccatattgcacgatgggtgttggagttatgccccctgaaatggctaaaattgcagattttagccttgtgttcacgatagcgcttttattatttttgcatgttcaccaaacttgtttaACTCACCTCACCGATATTTctagaaaatttgttcaaattatggccccagggtcaaaattggccctgccccagggattacttgtttttttacatagacttgtataggaaaatctttaaaaatctttttgtctgaaactacaatggctagagtttagatatttggtgtgtagtattgtctagtggacctctaggTAAAGAATATACAAATCGTGGCCCTGCagtcaaaattggccccaccctggggactACTTGTTTTTacctagacttatataggaaaatctttaaaaatctttttatctgaaaccacaatgactagagcttagatatttggtatgtagcattgtctagtggacctctacaaagattattcaaatcatggccctggagtcaaaattggccctgccccaggggctacttgttttacatagaattatagagggaaatctttaaaaatctttttgtctgaaactacaatggctagagtttagatatttggtgtatatcattatctagttgacctctaccaagattgttcaaatcatggccctgggGTCAAGATTGTCCCCGCCCCAGGGgatacttgtttttacatagacttatataggaaaaactcttgatttaaaaaattcataaaaaatagaagacatgatatttgaacctggagaaaaaaaatatgaattatgatTTTCATCAAGGATTGCTTTGGTCGAGATGTTGAGGGTGTGGGCCCAACCGGGTTGGCTGAGCCTATATTGCACCATTATCTCCTGTGAAACTGTTGAGCCAAATTaaggaaactttacaggaatgatccttgggtggtcctctaccaaaattgttcaaataacattttcagtcatTAACTGTTCTCCTACAACCATAGTGCCTCATTGGCTTGTCCGGTGAGCGACCCAGGccacttggccctcttgttatgcatggagggattttgatgaaacttggcacaaatgttcaccactatgagacgcaTTTGTTGTGCGCAAGGACCAGGTCGCTAGgtttttaaaggtcaaggtcatacttagaggtcaaaggttaaatttaggaatgactgtccagagcatttcttctccatgcatggagattTTGAtgtacttggcacagatgttcattGCCACAAGGCACCATTTTTTAAGAATTACCTCCtttattgtttactttaaatagattatattgttacttttttagtactggctgtagggaaaagtcaagaccactttcctgtggtacaacatgcatgttacattgaatttttagatgtattttgacctgtccctacctggtaaagagttttgtgtggacttcttcataattagccaaaataaatacatatgaaagcaactataggtttatcatgtatgcaaattttaatccaagtgttttgttataacatattgtatatacagtacaatattgtttatacatcattgacatatatcaattcataattatactgcagtagaaacaataaggtgccttccagaaggggactttgtattgcatggcaatacttcattcacttgtttttatagattttgttatTGTGCCATCCCACTTTAGTAAATGAAAtcccagtaaaaaaaattctttgttttatcttttaaattatgaaaatctCAGATGCATTTCCCAGCGAAACGACCACTTATATATGCCAGTGAAATAAATAATTCCACAGTAGTTTAAGTGGTTCTTTCCATGATACTGAGGTATAGATTGCCATCGActtttatacctgaaaaaaagaaatttgagtattttttcatattttcagcaaCCACAAATGTCCCAGTACTTATCTTCAAGTCAAGGAGCTTATAATGGACTCTCCCAAACATTCCTGATGTCACAGATTATGAATGGACAATCTCCCAATGCGCATGGACTCTTCCAAGGAAGCCAGTTATCTCAGCAAGTAAATAGTACCCCTTCATCACAAAATGGACTATCAC from Mercenaria mercenaria strain notata unplaced genomic scaffold, MADL_Memer_1 contig_1403, whole genome shotgun sequence encodes:
- the LOC128551634 gene encoding uncharacterized protein LOC128551634; translated protein: FISLCFRPNTGLSYFEEEKTDLMQRYSRIDQADAEKGWKEQYEITKTSCVHGSHCKNRDFCKVGSRCYSLHLLCGSIVTFMNILETTLNRNATQLNLSKSESSLRVVPVKLNDGERVVGIRFPQLLIPEVETALKEQRFIEKVQQSQPQMSQYLSSSQGAYNGLSQTFLMSQIMNGQSPNAHGLFQGSQLSQQVNSTPSSQNGLSQSSGVTQLLNKIWKVDPSEAPRTMQTVKIADSV